The proteins below are encoded in one region of Aeromonas veronii:
- the mreD gene encoding rod shape-determining protein MreD — MLQPASGRIWIWVSILLALCLSILPLPFQFEPFRPDWLAMVLIYWALALPHRTNVGTAWVAGLLLDVLLGSTLGVRAMAMAITTYLAAFQFQKIRNFSLWQQALIIGLLSLVGKITVFWAEHLFSRASLNFAYFWSTLTTMLIWPWIFMVLRKVRRHFNIK; from the coding sequence ATGCTGCAACCTGCCAGCGGCAGGATCTGGATCTGGGTCTCGATCCTGCTGGCCCTGTGCCTCTCCATCCTGCCGCTTCCTTTCCAGTTCGAGCCCTTCCGGCCGGATTGGCTCGCCATGGTGCTCATCTACTGGGCGCTGGCGTTGCCCCATCGAACCAACGTCGGCACCGCCTGGGTAGCCGGTCTGCTGCTGGATGTGCTGCTTGGCAGCACGCTCGGGGTGCGTGCCATGGCCATGGCCATCACCACCTATCTGGCGGCCTTCCAGTTCCAGAAGATCCGCAACTTCTCCCTCTGGCAACAGGCGCTGATCATCGGTCTGCTCTCCCTGGTGGGGAAGATCACCGTGTTCTGGGCCGAACACCTGTTCAGCCGCGCCAGCCTCAACTTCGCCTATTTTTGGTCGACGTTGACGACGATGCTAATATGGCCCTGGATCTTTATGGTCTTGCGCAAGGTGCGCCGTCACTTCAATATCAAGTGA
- a CDS encoding Maf family protein: MNKHNELQLYLASGSPRRHELLTQLGYRFEVLRLDVPEQRGEGEKPQDYVCRLARDKAMAGVAAAPTALPVLGADTIVVLGERVLEKPSDLLDAKDMLEALSGRIHQVMTAVALATPERCDVRLVTTNVAFRKLDEAEIEAYWRTGEPCDKAGAYAIQGIAGKFVSRIEGSYSAVVGLPLLETDLLIRQQLEQGR; this comes from the coding sequence ATGAACAAGCACAACGAACTGCAACTCTATCTCGCCTCGGGTTCTCCCCGTCGGCACGAACTGCTGACCCAGCTGGGCTACCGCTTCGAGGTACTCAGGCTGGATGTGCCCGAGCAGCGTGGCGAGGGTGAGAAACCCCAGGACTACGTCTGCCGTCTGGCCCGTGACAAGGCGATGGCTGGTGTGGCGGCGGCACCGACGGCGCTGCCCGTGCTGGGCGCTGACACCATAGTGGTGCTGGGGGAGCGGGTGCTTGAGAAGCCGTCCGATCTGCTCGATGCGAAAGACATGCTGGAGGCACTCTCCGGCCGGATCCATCAGGTGATGACGGCGGTGGCACTGGCCACCCCGGAGCGTTGCGATGTGCGGCTGGTCACCACCAATGTGGCGTTTCGCAAGCTGGATGAGGCCGAGATCGAGGCCTATTGGCGCACCGGTGAGCCCTGCGACAAGGCCGGCGCTTACGCCATTCAGGGCATCGCCGGCAAGTTTGTCAGCCGGATCGAGGGGAGCTACAGCGCCGTGGTCGGCCTGCCCCTGCTGGAGACGGATCTGCTGATCCGCCAGCAGCTCGAACAGGGTCGATAA